The genomic DNA GCGACGGCAATCCGGATAAGCAGACCCTCACGGACCTCTATTTCGAGTCCACCTCCCTGGGGTCTGGCAAGGTTGTCTATGCCTATACGTTCGCCATCACGGACGACGAAGGAAAGCTCCTCGGGTATTTCAAGTGGGGCAATCCCGGCATTGACTCCTGAGTCCCCCGCCTCGGAACGCTGATTTCCCAAGACATAGGAAAGGCACGATCATGGCCAGCGATGGTTCTTCTTTTGTCGACATCCTCACGGTCATTGATGCGAAGGGCATCATCAATGACATGAACTCCCCCGGCACTCAACTCGGACGAGGCACACGGGATTATCCCAGTCCTCTCTATGGCGCCGAGAAGTACGCCTTCATGCTCGTGAAGCGGAGCGAGTCCAAGCCCGACACCGAGGCGACGGACGAGCTGCGCGTCTCCGTCTCGACGAATGACATTCTTCGCTGGAGGACTACCTCCATGACGATGAATACGGGTTACGGTGTGTTGCTCTACGATGTGCACATCTCCCAGGGGGATGATCTCGTTCGGACTCCCACCCGGTACGTGATCGAGGGCATCGTCCCCAAGCCGAAGTCCGACAAGGACGGCAACGGGTTGCTGGATGGCAGCGAACCCTATCAAGACGCCATCCTTCAATCGACCGCCCGGTCCCCAGGGGAGGTCACCTATCAGCTCCGGTTCATGATCGTGGATCGGACGAACAATCCGATCGCGTACTTCTCGTGGGATCCGTTCATCACGATCTCGTAGCGTCTACCTCACGTGGAGTTCCCTCGGGAGGGGGGCCTGGAGTTCCAATCGCTTTCCGGTGAGGGGATGCACGAAACAGAGCCGCTCCGCGTGGAGCAGGTAGCCCGTGTCCCCGAGCAGTCCCGGCTGCTCGGCGCGCGGTATGCCACCCACGGTGTAGACGGGGTCTCCCTCCAGCGGATACCCGATGAAGGCCAGGTGGATGCGGATCTGCTGGGAGCGGCCCGTCTGGATGTCCACCTCGAAGAGGGTGCTGGCCGCGCGCCGCTGGAGCACGCGCGCCAGACTCCGGGAGGCCTTTCCGCTGGGGAGCGCCATGGGGACCATGCCCATGCCCGGATGCACCGCCTCGCCGATGGGCGCGGTGATGTCGTAGGCGTCCTGGGGGGCCACGCCGCTCGACAGGGCCCGGTAGCGCTTCTCCACCTCGTGCTCGCGCCAGGCTCGGGACAGCTTCGCCGCGGCGTCGTGCGTGCGCGCGAAGAGCACGAGGCCCGAGGTGCCGCGTCCCAGGCGATGCAGGGGGCTCGCCTCCGGGAAGCGCTCCCGTACGACATGGAGCAGGGTGTTCACGAGGAAGCCTCCACCCGGCACCGTGGGCAGTCCGCCCGGCTTGTCGACCGCGAGGATCGCCTCGTCCTCGTGCACGAGCGTGTAGTCGCGCGGCGTCTCCTTCTCCTCCCAGGGCGGCCGGTTCCAGACGAGCAATTGGCCCGGTTTCAGCAACTCCTCGCCCGTCGCGGGGATGCCGTCCAACAGGACCTCGCCTCGCGCGAGCCGTTCCCTCCACACCGGCTCGGGAGAGTGCCGGTAGGCGGCGACCAGATAGGAGAGCGTGCTCTGTCCTCGCGCCCGGGCTCCGAGCTGTTCGCGGTAGGCATAACCCGTATTGAGCGCCATGGGGTTAGCCGCCCTCGGATGGAGTTGTCGTCGCCAATAGAAGTGCCAGGATCTTTCCGTGCTGGTGAGGGTGAGAAGGGTCGAGGTGTGCGTTGGCCAGTGTGTCTTACGGCGCGTTGCCAAGGAATCGCCGCTCCCAGCGCCGCATGTCCTCTGGTGGCAGTGGGGGCTTCGTCTCCTGGTAGAGGTGCGGCTCCAGCATGCGCGCCAGCTGTCGGTAGGCGGGCATGTCTCCCTCTACCTCGGGCCATTCGCCCAGTTCCACCAGCACCTTGTCTGGCTCCAATTCCCGCACGGAGACGCCGGGCAGGGTCAGCTGCTCACGCAGGCGCGTCACGCCCCCCAGTTCGCTCAGCAGGGGCTGGCCGTAGAAGTTCAGCCAATAACTGCCCTTGGGTCGTGTGCCCAACTGCTGGGTCACCTCGATGTCGAAGATGTCCAGACCCGGGTAGCGGAAGCACGAGTCGTGGATCAGCGGGCGGACCCTCTGCATGTCCATGAGGCCGTTGAAAGCGGGACTCACATAGCCGGTGTTGAAGGGCAGTTCCCGGGCCAACGCGAGCGCGAGCGCTTTCACCCGCGTCGGGCCCTGCTCTTCCATGTACTCCGTGGGCAGCCAGAAGGCCACACCGCTGACCGCATCGGGCTGGTGGGCGTACTGAGGCTGACCCAGCATCCGTCCTCGGTACTCGACCCGGTAGCCTCCCAATTGGTCGTCGTGTTCCCAGAGTTCGAGCACGCACCCATCGGCATCGAGCAATTGCTCCTTGATGTTGCTCATCGCCCAGGCATCGATGAGGAGCGAGTGTCCGTCCGTGCCCGTGTACCGCGTGATTTTGTCGGGTCCCACCGCCTGTTGGTATTTCTCCCATGCGCGAAGCACGAATTTCCCTACCTCGCGATGGGGGAATTTCATGAAGAACGTCAGGAGAACTCCATCACGCAAGATATGGAGTCCACCCGGCGAATATCCTTTGAAGCGAGGATAGCGTTGGTTCATCGGATGAGTTCCCACGGAGTCACGCGGATGGCCGAGCCAAAGGCTTCCTGGTAGACCTCTCCCTGATTCAGGCTTTCGTGACGATGGCCCTTGGGATAGGTGGCCCATCGGGGCCGGTTCGAGCGGAGGCAGGGAAACTTGAAGTCGTAGACCGCCTGGGGTTTGAGCGGATCACCCGAATGGACGACGACATCGGGCTCCAATGTTCCCACCAGCGTGTGTGCTCGATTCTTATTCAGAAGGTCGAAGCGCTCTTGTGGACTCACGAGTTCGAGGCGCTTGGTTCCCGGGTCGTAGCGGTAACGCTGTTCCAGGCTGAATCGTCCCGCCAGGAACGCACCCAATCGCTCCTCCGCACAGGCCTTGGCGACCTCATGCTTTTCCAGGCCGAGTTGGATGGCCCAGGTGATCGGCACTCCTTGGGGCGTCCTCCTCAACACCTCATCACACTGCGCACGGGTCGGCTCACCGCCGAAGTGCTTGTGGTTCACGGTCTCGTGCGCCTTGGCCGCGCAGTTCCGGAGCACTTCCTCGACGTCCGCCCGCATCTTGGCGGGCAGGACGCCCTCGTCAGAGGTCATCGTTACCGCCGCGACCAGGACGCCCGTGGCCACCGCCATGCCCGACAGGCCGGGCTCGGCCCCACAGGATTGAGGCTGGGTGGGGTGCTGCTTCACACAGCAGGAATAGGTGCTGTCGGCGGGGGTGCAGGTCAGGTCCTCGGCCAGACAGCCCGCGCCCGTTCCCATCACTCCCGCGAGCAAGAGCATGTCCCGCTTGCGCATCATCCGTTGCGCTCGCGCGCGCCTCCTTACGGCTAGACGAGCGAGGTGGCCTCGTGGAAACTTGAGCGCCATGGGGTTAGCCGCCCTCGAAGACGCGGAAGAACTCCCGGGGGGCGCGCTTCTTGCGCAGACAGCGCGTGGCGTCGCTCATGTAGCAGATGGAGAAGCCGCGCCGCCGGTGCCCCTCGCGGCTCGGGCCGGAGCGGTGCCAGAGCTGGTTGTGCAGCAGAATCACCTCGCCCGCCTGGACGGGCAGGGGCACCGCGCGCTCCTCGGCCCGTTGGGCCAGGAGCTGGTCCTCTGGAATGACGCCGCCCATGGGTCGCGCCAATCCCTGGCGATGACTTCCCGGAATCACCTCGAGGCAACCTCCGTCCACCGGGGCGTCGTCCAGCGCGGTCCAGATCTGCAGCTCGGGCTCCTGGCTCAGCCCCCAGAGCGTCCCGCCATCCTGGTGCCAGCGGATGGCGCCGCCCCCCGGCTCCCCCTTGTTGAAGAGGATGGCGCGGTAGAGGACGATGCCGCCCGCGATGCGTGCGCGCGCCACCCGCTCGAACAGGGGGTTGGAGATCCACGCGAGGAAGCGCTCGTCCTTCTCCAGCCGCTCGATCTTCCGGTACGCGAGCGACGGGCCCCGCCAGCCGAGTCCCGAGTCCTCGTACTGTCCCGTCCGGGCATCCATCTGGAAGAAGAGCCCGGGGTCGGTGACGCGCCCGAGCATCAGGTCCTCGGCGCGCTCGCGCAGCGCGGCGAGCCCGTCATCCCCGAGCACGCGTCCCAGGGGGGCGTAGCCCTCGGTGTCCAGCCGCGCGAGCGCCGCGCTGAGATCCATCCGCTCGGCACCTGCTCGTAACACCGTCACCTCGCACCCCTGGGGGAGCTGGACCATCTCACGCGGGGCGGAGACCTTCCAGGTCCCGGATCAGCTCGGAGAAGAGGATGGGATCCAGGCTGCCAAAGGGCCGGCCGCCTTCGTTTCTCCAGAAGTTCTCCGTGTTGAGCGCCACGGTGCCGAGGAGCTGCTCGGGGGACTCGGAGAGCATGCCCGTGAAGAGACCCGGATCGAGGTCGAGGTAGGCCGTCAGGTTGGGGCCCAGGGGCTTCTCCATCCAGCAGGCCACGCCGCCGTCCTGGGGGGCGCCGCGCTGCCAGCCGCGAGCCTCCAGACCGAGCACCTTGCCCGTGGGCAGTTTGAGGCCCTTCACGCGCTCCAGGCTCTTGCTGTCCTTTTCCTGGGCGCTGGGGGCGTAGGTGGGGCGGCCGAGCTGGGGGAAGGGCTGGATGAGCTGGTAGTCGGCGAAGAGCTGACCCCAGGTTCCGGCGGTCTTCTCGTCCAGCTCCAGGGCATGGGGCAGACCCACGAGGGCGCCCTCGGGCAGGGTGAAGGTGTCGTCGTTCGAGTCCGCGAGCGAGCGGTCCTCGGCGGCGCGGAAGGTGTCCTTCAAGGCGCCCTCGGGGGAGTAGACGCCCCAGACGAGCCGGCGCACGACGTGGATGAGCAAGGGGTGCTCCACGAAGAATTGCCGGAAGACGTCTGGGCTCCAGCGGCGGCGGGCGCACATGGCCAGCTCCAGACGGAGGATCTGGGTGCCCGCGGCCACCTTGGCGTCCTTCTTGAGGGCCTTCCACTGCTCGGCGGCGGCGGTGGCCTTGTCCGCGTCGTCCTTCTGCGTGGGCTTGGGCAGGTCCTTGAGCCGGGTGCCGTCCGCGTCCCGGACGAAGGGCTTCAACTGCTCATCGAAACCCACGGTGAAGGTGCGCGGACCGAAGTCCAGCGTGAGCGAGCCGCTGTCGTCCAAACCGAGGTCGGGCACGAGCCGGTCGGCCAGCTCCTCGCGGGTGAGGCCGCGCGCCTCGGCGATCTGCTCGATCTTCTCCTGGGCCTTCTGCTGGAGGCCCTTGAACTTGACCTTCTCGGCGATGCCGTTGAGGTAGATGAGCGTCACGTCGGTGCCGATGGTGGCGAGGATGTCCAGGCCGGTGACGGCGCGGGCGTGGGCGGCTTCTCCGGGCCACTGGCGGATGAGCGGGGCGAGCTTGCGCGCGGTGTCGTCATCCCCGAGCAGGCCGAGTGCCTGGAAGGCCCAGTTCTCCTTGCTGGGCGCACCGGCGAGCATCCACGCCTCGAAGAGGGCCCAGGCGAAGCGGGCGAGGCTGGGGCGGTCGCAGGCGGCCTTCACCTGCTCCAGGCCCGCGTAGGGCTCGTCCAGCGAGGAGAAGGAGAGCATCGTGGCGAGGGCGTCGAGGGCATCCGGAGGCAGCTTCGCGGAGCGGTCGGCGAGCAGGGGCGGAGGCAGGCTCCGGATGCCGAAGGCCTCGGGCGGCTTGGCGTGTTTGGTGGGGAAGAGGTGAAGGGGATCGAAGGCGAGGACGCGCGCCACGGCGTCGCGGACCTGGGGCGAGACGCGGGAGGCGATATCCAGCACGGTGGTCTCGTGGCCCTCGGAGGCGAGCAGACGCAGGGCGGCGCAGGCGGCGTCCTTGGCCTTGCCGGGCTTGCCGAGCGCGGGGACGAGCAGTCCGGCGGTGGCGTGCGCGGGGTGGCGCAGGAGCCAATCGCGCCCCAGGTGGCGGAACTTCTTGGTGTACTGGAAGGTCTCGGCCATCTGGGGGGCGAGCCCCATGACGGCGACGGGCCCGAGCAGGATGGCACTCTCGCCCTTGGTCTGCTCGTACAGGTGCAGGAGGCTTGGCAGCGCGTCGAGCCCCAGCCGCGCGACGATGCGGGGCATCCAGTTGGAGCTCCACCCCCAGTTCCAGTACCTCAGATGCGAGATGTACTGGCGCGCGAGCGCCTCGGGCGCCTGGGCGAAGAAGGCGGGATCGGTGCTGGCTTCGTGCCGGGAGTTCGCTTGCCGTCCTGCCTGGTAGGTGTCCCGCGCGAAGGCGTGCCATTGCTCGTCGGTGAACTGGCGGAAGCTCCTGACGTCCGGACCCTTGCGTTGCAACCACTCCGCCTGTTCACCCTCGCGCCACGCGAGGGCGTCGGGGAGTGCCGGGGGCACCACGCCGGTGAGGACGGGCAGGGGCTCGGGCTGGTGGCCCGCCATCCAGGGGGGACGGGCGAGCACGGGGGGCAACTGCTCGGGAGTGGCATCGGGGACGTCCGGGCCGGACTGCTCCTGGAGGCGGGCGACGACCTGGAGCGCTTCCTCGGACTGTCCGGCGAGGAGGGCCGGGAGCGTGGCGGCGTGGCGGCGCACGACGCTGGTGAGCAGGGAGCGCGCGGCGTCGCCTTCCTTGCCCCTCACGCTGGCCTTGGGCGCGAGCAGCCGCAGCGCGCGGTGGGGCCAGCGCACGGCCGCGTCGAGCAGGGTCCCCATCATCTCCTTGCCGTGCTCGGCGGACTGCTCGATCAGCAGCGCCATGGCCTCGTCGGAGTTGATGCTCGCGACGAATCCCGCCCAGGCGCGGAGGAAGTCGGAGCCGAGATAGGGGCGTTTGATCACATCCTGGAACAGGGGCAGGCTCGCGGTGCCCATGCCGTCGAGCATCGAGGGGATGTAGTCGACGTTGTCCTGGGTCAGGTGATGGATCTTGATGAGGGGCGTGAAGAGCGCCAGCGCGTCGGGCGTGGAGACGGCGCTCAGGAGGACGGGGTGTTCTTTCTCCTGGGTGTAGACCTCGGCCTCGGCGTGGACCCAATCGGTCTCGGTGGGGAAGAGGAAGGCGGAGGCGGCGCGCTGTTCGCCGGTGCTTCGGAGCGAGGCGGCGGCGTCGCGTGCGGCCTGGTAGCTGGCGTCATCGGTCTGGGTGGCGAGCAGCGCGCGCAGGCGGGGCAGGCCGTGCAGGTGTCCTTGAGAGAGTCGGCTGTAGCGCGCGGTCCGCTCCTCGGTGTTGACGCCCCGGCGGGCCTTGAAGACCAGACCTCCGGCCAGATGCATGTCCAGGGACAGCAGCAGGGCGCGCGTCGT from Melittangium boletus DSM 14713 includes the following:
- a CDS encoding AidA/PixA family protein; translated protein: MASDGSSFVDILTVIDAKGIINDMNSPGTQLGRGTRDYPSPLYGAEKYAFMLVKRSESKPDTEATDELRVSVSTNDILRWRTTSMTMNTGYGVLLYDVHISQGDDLVRTPTRYVIEGIVPKPKSDKDGNGLLDGSEPYQDAILQSTARSPGEVTYQLRFMIVDRTNNPIAYFSWDPFITIS
- a CDS encoding RluA family pseudouridine synthase, producing MALNTGYAYREQLGARARGQSTLSYLVAAYRHSPEPVWRERLARGEVLLDGIPATGEELLKPGQLLVWNRPPWEEKETPRDYTLVHEDEAILAVDKPGGLPTVPGGGFLVNTLLHVVRERFPEASPLHRLGRGTSGLVLFARTHDAAAKLSRAWREHEVEKRYRALSSGVAPQDAYDITAPIGEAVHPGMGMVPMALPSGKASRSLARVLQRRAASTLFEVDIQTGRSQQIRIHLAFIGYPLEGDPVYTVGGIPRAEQPGLLGDTGYLLHAERLCFVHPLTGKRLELQAPLPRELHVR
- a CDS encoding type VI immunity family protein → MLRAWEKYQQAVGPDKITRYTGTDGHSLLIDAWAMSNIKEQLLDADGCVLELWEHDDQLGGYRVEYRGRMLGQPQYAHQPDAVSGVAFWLPTEYMEEQGPTRVKALALALARELPFNTGYVSPAFNGLMDMQRVRPLIHDSCFRYPGLDIFDIEVTQQLGTRPKGSYWLNFYGQPLLSELGGVTRLREQLTLPGVSVRELEPDKVLVELGEWPEVEGDMPAYRQLARMLEPHLYQETKPPLPPEDMRRWERRFLGNAP
- a CDS encoding phytanoyl-CoA dioxygenase family protein, producing MDLSAALARLDTEGYAPLGRVLGDDGLAALRERAEDLMLGRVTDPGLFFQMDARTGQYEDSGLGWRGPSLAYRKIERLEKDERFLAWISNPLFERVARARIAGGIVLYRAILFNKGEPGGGAIRWHQDGGTLWGLSQEPELQIWTALDDAPVDGGCLEVIPGSHRQGLARPMGGVIPEDQLLAQRAEERAVPLPVQAGEVILLHNQLWHRSGPSREGHRRRGFSICYMSDATRCLRKKRAPREFFRVFEGG
- a CDS encoding WGR and DUF4132 domain-containing protein, which gives rise to MRRFEFTDGSSQKFWEIDLQGTGFTVRWGRIGTDGQTQQKSFPSDAKAQTEHDKLIAEKQKKGYTEAGSAPSNTVVAPAPAAPKASAPKAPEAAPIPVPPPPAPDTSGPVFWSDDLLRRVIPRRGGVSVPVRPLMAPKKAWALVREDFKKRTPEGISQDSEPGNLTAESQAVAARLANAEPSIGTPEEDAVLLTFLNYREGWGHTPRSEPGIDLLFALGGPVHTTRALLLSLDMHLAGGLVFKARRGVNTEERTARYSRLSQGHLHGLPRLRALLATQTDDASYQAARDAAASLRSTGEQRAASAFLFPTETDWVHAEAEVYTQEKEHPVLLSAVSTPDALALFTPLIKIHHLTQDNVDYIPSMLDGMGTASLPLFQDVIKRPYLGSDFLRAWAGFVASINSDEAMALLIEQSAEHGKEMMGTLLDAAVRWPHRALRLLAPKASVRGKEGDAARSLLTSVVRRHAATLPALLAGQSEEALQVVARLQEQSGPDVPDATPEQLPPVLARPPWMAGHQPEPLPVLTGVVPPALPDALAWREGEQAEWLQRKGPDVRSFRQFTDEQWHAFARDTYQAGRQANSRHEASTDPAFFAQAPEALARQYISHLRYWNWGWSSNWMPRIVARLGLDALPSLLHLYEQTKGESAILLGPVAVMGLAPQMAETFQYTKKFRHLGRDWLLRHPAHATAGLLVPALGKPGKAKDAACAALRLLASEGHETTVLDIASRVSPQVRDAVARVLAFDPLHLFPTKHAKPPEAFGIRSLPPPLLADRSAKLPPDALDALATMLSFSSLDEPYAGLEQVKAACDRPSLARFAWALFEAWMLAGAPSKENWAFQALGLLGDDDTARKLAPLIRQWPGEAAHARAVTGLDILATIGTDVTLIYLNGIAEKVKFKGLQQKAQEKIEQIAEARGLTREELADRLVPDLGLDDSGSLTLDFGPRTFTVGFDEQLKPFVRDADGTRLKDLPKPTQKDDADKATAAAEQWKALKKDAKVAAGTQILRLELAMCARRRWSPDVFRQFFVEHPLLIHVVRRLVWGVYSPEGALKDTFRAAEDRSLADSNDDTFTLPEGALVGLPHALELDEKTAGTWGQLFADYQLIQPFPQLGRPTYAPSAQEKDSKSLERVKGLKLPTGKVLGLEARGWQRGAPQDGGVACWMEKPLGPNLTAYLDLDPGLFTGMLSESPEQLLGTVALNTENFWRNEGGRPFGSLDPILFSELIRDLEGLRPA